A DNA window from Hordeum vulgare subsp. vulgare chromosome 1H, MorexV3_pseudomolecules_assembly, whole genome shotgun sequence contains the following coding sequences:
- the LOC123413027 gene encoding probable beta-1,3-galactosyltransferase 8, which translates to MSGKAVLVLCATSFFVGLLLSGRMTVLTPPASGSHSGSRIALFSDDDCEHRRKLEEESNPNDVMNEVSRTHQAIRSLDKSVSSLEMELAVERAKRNGGVGAGVASKGLPKVFVVVGINTAFSSKKRRDSLRDTWVPRGDKLRQLEKEKGVVVRFVIGHSATPGGALDRAIDVEEAETRDFMRLDHVEGYHELSSKTRIYFAAAVATWDAAFYVKVDDDVHVNLGMLTNRLARYRTTPRVYVGCMKSGPVLSQKGVKYHEPESWKFGDEGNKYFRHATGQIYAISRDLASYISINQPILHRFANEDVSLGAWLIGLEVEHVDDRSLCCATPPDCEWKKQAGNVCAASFDWSCSGICKSVDRMRAIHSACGEGDGAVSNFAAA; encoded by the exons ATGTCGGGGAAGGCCGTGCTCGTGCTCTGCGCCACCAGCTTCTTCGTGGGGCTGCTGCTCAGCGGCCGGATGACGGTACTCACGCCGCCGGCGTCCGGCAGCCACAGCGGCTCGAGGATCGCCCTCTTCTCCGACGACGACTGCGAGCACAGGCGT AAGCTGGAAGAAGAGAGCAACCCGAACGATGTGATGAACGAGGTGTCGCGAACCCACCAAGCCATTCG GTCTCTGGACAAGTCGGTGTCGTCGCTGGAGATGGAGCTGGCGGTGGAGCGCGCCAAGAGGAACGGCGGCGTGGGCGCGGGCGTGGCGTCCAAGGGCCTCCCCAAGGTGTTCGTGGTGGTGGGCATCAACACGGCCTTCAGCAGCAAGAAGCGGCGCGACTCGCTCCGGGACACCTGGGTGCCGAGGGGCGACAAGCTCCGGCagctggagaaggagaagggggtggTGGTGCGGTTCGTGATCGGGCACAGCGCCACGCCCGGCGGCGCACTGGACCGGGCCATCGACGTCGAGGAGGCCGAGACCAGGGACTTCATGCGGCTGGACCACGTGGAGGGGTACCACGAGCTGTCCTCCAAGACCAGGATCTacttcgccgccgccgtcgccacctGGGACGCCGCCTTCTACGTCAAGGTCGACGACGACGTGCACGTCAACCTAG GGATGCTGACGAACAGGCTCGCCAGGTACCGGACGACGCCGAGGGTGTACGTCGGGTGCATGAAGTCCGGCCCGGTGCTGTCGCAGAA GGGCGTCAAGTACCACGAGCCGGAGTCGTGGAAGTTCGGGGACGAGGGGAACAAGTACTTCCGCCACGCCACGGGGCAGATCTACGCCATCTCCAGGGACCTCGCCTCCTACATCTCCATCAACCA GCCCATACTTCACCGGTTCGCGAACGAGGACGTATCGCTGGGCGCGTGGCTCATCGGTCTCGAGGTGGAGCACGTCGACGACCGGAGCCTCTGCTGCGCCACGCCGCCag ACTGCGAGTGGAAGAAGCAGGCCGGCAACGTGTGCGCGGCGTCCTTCGACTGGTCCTGCAGCGGCATCTGCAAGTCCGTCGACAGGATGAGGGCCATCCACAGCGCCtgcggcgagggcgacggtgcGGTCTCCAACTTCGCCGCCGCCTGA